AGCTGTTCTCGCCGTGGCGGGAGAACTCCGGCAGCCAGCCGTCCTGCACCGAGAAGTTGACGGCCCCGTTCATGGCGGCCGTCATGCCGCTGGTACCGGAAGCCTCGCGCGGGCGGCGCGGCGTATTCAGCCATATATCGGCGCCCTGCTTCAGCTTCCGCGAAAGCGCCAGTTCGTAACCCGTCAGCACGGCCACGTTGTCAAGCTTCTGCGACAGATACACCAGCTTGTTGAAGGTGTGGATGGCGTTGTGGTCGAAGGGGTAAGGCTTTCCGGCCCATATCACCTGCACCGGCATGTCCTTGTTGTTGATGAGATTCACGAAGCGCTCCATGTCGCGCACCAGCAGGTCGGCGCGCTTGTAGGCGGCAAACCGCCTGGCCCACACGATCGTCAGCACATCCGGCTTGAAGAGCTTGCCCGCCTGGTTGGCCACCACGTAGAAAAGCTTCCGCTTCATCTCTGCCTTGCGGTGCTGCAGGGCCCTGTCCTTGTTGTGCTCCTGCGCCTCCCACAGTTGCTTGTCCATCCAGAAAGGCACGTTCTGCGCGTTGGTGATGGATTTTATCTCGCAGACGCCGTCGTTGTCGTACCACATCTCGCGCGACACCTCGCCGTGCAGCTGCGACACGCCGTTGGCCACCTTCGAGAGGCGCAGCGCCACCAGCGTGTGGTTGAACATCTGGCCGGTGGTGCTTGTCAATTCCCGCACCTCGTCCAGACCCAGTCCGTTGAAAAAGCTCATGTCGTGCAGCAGTTGGATGTCGTGCTCCTCGTTGCCCGCTTTTTCGGGGGTGTGGGTGGTGAACACCATGCGGCGGCGCACCTCCTCCTTCTTGCCATACTCCTGGTACAGGTGGAAGGCCAGCGGAAGGGCGTGCCCCTCGTTCATATGGTATGTCTCCGCGCCGCCCAGCGCTTCTATCACTTTGGCGCCGCCAATGCCCAGCACAATGCTCTGCGCGATGCGGGCGTTGGGCTCCGGGTCGTAGAGGCGGTTGGTGATGGTGCGCGCCAGGTGGTCGTTCTCCGGCACGTCGGTGGTCAGGAAGT
This window of the Pontibacter russatus genome carries:
- the glgP gene encoding alpha-glucan family phosphorylase; translation: MASAYNRWYHPYEVNEKYTRRAAYFCMEFAIHQSLKIYSGGLGFLAGSHMRSAYDLRQNLVGVGMLWKYGYYDQERNEDQSMRPHFTQKFYSFLEDSGITVRVVVNNHPVLVKAMVLKPEVFGTAPIYFLTTDVPENDHLARTITNRLYDPEPNARIAQSIVLGIGGAKVIEALGGAETYHMNEGHALPLAFHLYQEYGKKEEVRRRMVFTTHTPEKAGNEEHDIQLLHDMSFFNGLGLDEVRELTSTTGQMFNHTLVALRLSKVANGVSQLHGEVSREMWYDNDGVCEIKSITNAQNVPFWMDKQLWEAQEHNKDRALQHRKAEMKRKLFYVVANQAGKLFKPDVLTIVWARRFAAYKRADLLVRDMERFVNLINNKDMPVQVIWAGKPYPFDHNAIHTFNKLVYLSQKLDNVAVLTGYELALSRKLKQGADIWLNTPRRPREASGTSGMTAAMNGAVNFSVQDGWLPEFSRHGENSYVLPIVDTSLPDDMQDEEDYENMMKILEQQVVPTYYRDRDRWLRIVKQSMRNVVPQFDSDRMAHQYYEMMYNYQMRS